AGATCTGTGATGCCAGAGTTATCGAGGGCAGCACCCCCGGCATCTACTAGGGTCAGGTCTTGCATCCGGGCATTATTATCATATTATTATCACTATATGATATAACTATGCTGTACCAACGTGTACAGCTTTCAGAAATTCTTCCTATATAGCATACAAAATTCTCTAAATTAGTCATTTTATTAATTACTAACGATCTTGTAAATAACCCACAAGTTGAAGAAGTGTGGTACGTCCCCCTGCGTTTACCAGCTGTATATGGCTTCCAGCGATGATGAGAATTCCGAGGAAGATTCACCCGATATATGGTTTTGATTCCGCGTCCACCTATTGCCGACATTTCCGTGTATTTCAAGGAAATCCACCGGGTACCATCCAAGGTGCAGATTTGCGCCGGTAAGGTATTCAACTGTTCCAGAAGGAAATTTTCCCCCGGTGGCGGCCGAATCAGGCCAGCCTTCCTGAACGGTTCCCTCCCCATGTCTTGTGTGGTCGAAGGTGGCTTCGACAAGAAGGGGCCAGCTGGCTGAGGTTCCCAGAGACAGCGTTACCCTATCGGCATCGGGCCCCAGTTCCGAACCAATTATTTCTCCATGGTGAAGGTAATAATTGCAGGGCCTTCTCTGACTGTATACGAACCTGTCTATTCTTGTGTACTCGATTACGGTTCCCAGATCAAAGGAGCTGAGATAAGCGGACAGTCCCGTTGTCCAGCCCAGCTTATTCGGTCTGTTGCCCGTGTTTTCGTACTGAATATCATCGATCAGCAGTTCTCCGTAGGCTTCCATTCCCCTGAAGGGTTTCCATGATGCGTCGAAGCTGAAAAACGCGTTGTCATCCAGCCTTTCATTCCATTGAACAGGATACCATGGAATGACTGGATTCATATACGCGAAATCGAGCCCTCCGGATTTAAAAATAATGGATTCACTAAGACCTATCCGTAAATTGTCTCTTGGTGAGTAATCCAGTCGGTGCGCGGCAAGGTATGTCCCGGAATCGCTGTCGATAGTTGATGTAAATCCTGTGAATGTCAGCGTATTGCACAGGTTGAACTGAACTTTAAGCATATCCAGAGAAGGGCTGTTGTTCGAGATCAGCAATTGCGTAAACCGACCGGGGCCCCATCTCTGGGGAATTCGTCCGAAACTGAGTGCGATGGTTTGATTGTTCCACTGGAGGTAACCCCAGTCCACGTAAAGGTGTCTTCCCTTCTCCGTGCCCCTGTGAAAAGGGGAGGAGTAATCGGGCGGGTTTTCGTCGGAGCCCGTCCATATGGAGAGTCTTTCGTCAAGATACAGACCTGGAAGTATATCGACGAAAAGACGGGCAGTGAGTCCTGCCCTGGTCTCGAGGCTGTCCGAGTAATCAAGTATTTCCCCGGCCGCTGTTCCGGTAAGGTATAATCTCCGGGTATCGTTCTTCAGTTCTTCCGGTGAAGAACTTCTGCTGAAAAGGATTCTTTTGATATCATCCAGCGATTCCGTGGTTGTGATGCAATCATGAAGGAAAGGTGAATTAATCAGCGGGAAGGTGCCAGGGAGCATGGCTTCCGATTCCGTTTCAAGCATATATAGCCACCAGTTGAGAGGATCCTGAAGCGGTAGCCCTGTCTGATGAAGCATCGTTCCCATTAATAACGTTGCCGCTATTACTGCTGCTGTCATTGATTATCCTTCCTCTTCAATTCTACGACTGTCTCAACATGATCCGTTTGCGGAAACATATCAACAGGTTGCAGCCCGGCAACAGCCCATCCACCATCACATAATATCCTGAGATCTCTTGCAAGGGAAAAGGGGTTGCAGCTTACGTAGATTATTTTTTTCGAAATGACCCTTCGCAAAAGCCGTGAGACCCTTATGCCCAGCCCCCCTCGCGGCGGATCAACTATGACCGTATCCCAGATGTGTTTCGATCTCACCGTATCGAGCAGGTAGTGTCTTGTCCTGCTGGTGACAAAACGAACACCTTTTACTCCGAAATACTCGGCTGCATCGTTTCCGGACGCGGAGGAGTCACCATTCAGTTCAACGGAGATCACTTCCGCGCCCCCGAAGGCAAGAGGTAGCGCGAATGTTCCGCATCCTCCGTAAAGGTCCAGAATTTTCCCGCCATTTCCGCATAATCCGATCACAATTGAAATGATAATATCAGCGCAACCGGTATTCACCTGAAAAAAAGCCCCCGGTTTAATCGGATAGGTAAAGCTTCCCAGAGTTTCATGGATTACCGATCCCGATGGGTCAACGATCCAGTTTCCCTTGTCTTTCCATGCCGTAATGTAAGAATCATCCGCAAAAGAAAGCTTCGCGGCCGGGGAGCCTGATAATTCTATCATAACTTCGCCGGTTCTGTCAGATGCCCTTACCGATACTCTTCGGTAACTATCCAGCTGCTTTTCAGAAACTTTTTCGAGTGCTTCCTGCCCCGTTCCGTTGAGCAGCGGGCAGCCATCAACTTCCATGGGGTTTCCCCTGAAGCGGTGAAGGCCGGGCCTGCCGTTGACGATGTCAAAGGAGACCCGGTTACGGTAACTGGTTATGAGAGGTGAAGGAATGACATCGTTCATAAGTTCAGGAGAATATGGGATGTCAGTCTTCGAAAGTGCTTTTTCTATCCATTCCCGTTTCCAGAAAAGTTGCCTGGAATACTCCAGATTCTGAAGGGAACAACCGCCGCAATCACCAAAATAGCTGCAGAACGGTTCCCTTCTGTAGGGGGATATTTCAAGAATTTCCAGAGGATCCGCTTCAAACCAGCCCTTTTTTTCTCTGCTTATTCTGCATCTTGCCGTTTCTCCGGGGAGGGCGCCTCGGACAAATACTGTTTTCCTGTTCTCACAGGAGGAGATTCCGCCCACCCTGTTGCCAAGGGCGTTTATCGCAACTGTAACCTCCCCGTTCATCAGTATACACCCTTATCGAAATTCCTTTGTTTCCTGTGCCATTCTTTTCTCCAGGAAGTGTAATGGTGCTCTTCAACAGCCATCCTTATCCTTCCCATGAGTACTGAGAAGTAATGGAGATTGTGAAGCGTCGCGAGGATAGGCGCAAGCCATTCCTTCGCTGCGAAAAGATGTCTCAGGTAAGATCTTGAATAGGTGGTGCAGGTATAGCACTGGCATCCCGGCTGAATCGGTGCCGGATCGTTTCTGAAACGGGCGTTACGTATGTTGATATGTCCTCCCGGAACGAAAAATGCGCCCCCCCTGGCGTTTCTTGTGGGAACCACACAATCGAACATATCCACTCCAAGGGCTACAAAATCAACAAGGTCTTCCGGTTTACCCACTCCCATAAGGTACCTTGGTCTGTCTTCAGGGAGGTAGTCAATACAGGATTTGACCGCTTTCATCATCATGTTTCTTGATTCCCCTACAGCTACACCTCCTATTGCGTACCCGTCGAATTCCATCTGAGAAAGAGCTTCCGCGGATTTTCTTCTTAAATCCTGGAAACCTCCGCCCTGCACTATGCCGAAAAGCGCCTGCTGGCCTCCAGTATGCACTTTTCTGGCTTTTTCGGCCCATCTCAGTGTAAGACTGAGGGATTCCTCCGTTTGTACGCGATCGCTGGGCTGCTCCAGGCATTCATCAAGGACCATCATTATATCGCTTCCAAATACTGTCTGCAGTTCAATTACTTTCTCAGGCGTGAGAAGATGGCTGGAACCATCGATATGTGACTGGAAATGGTATCCCTCTTCTGAACGCTTTCTCAGCTTTGAAAGGCTGAAGAGCTGGAATCCTCCGCTATCTGTTAGGATGTTCCGGTTCCACGACATAAACTTGTGAAGACCCCCGGCATTCGCGATTACCTCCACCCCCGGTCTGAGATACAGGTGGTAAGTATTTCCCAGAATTATCTGCCAGTTATCCTTGAGAAGGTCGGAGTTCCTGACGGTTTTTACGCTTGCCTGAGTGCCCACAGGCATAAAAGCAGGGGTTTCGACCTTTCCATGGGAGAGATTCAGCACGCCTCTTCGGGCTTTGCCAGATTTTCCCAGGAGATCGAACGAAGGAATGTGCTTCAGGTTAAAGCCCTTCAGGTTCAGGTTGTGAAGTGGAGGGAGGAATTTCTTCAATACCGTCAGGAGAATCATCGCTTTCAATACCTTCAGAGGATTCTGTGCTGTCTACAGTTACTACAGCGGTGCTGTCTTCGGTAACGCTGATGTCTGGAATCTCCTCCGTAACTGTTTCATCTGGAGGGGGAGGAATCGGGGTTTCTATTTCTGGAACACTGTCCTCCGCTGTCGGCAGATACAGAGAATCCAACTCTGGAATACTATCAATTTCCATCGAATCGACGGTTTCCAGTGAATCGACAGTATCCTGCGAATCAACGGTTTCTGTAGTATCAGCAACGAAAGTGGAATCGACCTGTTCAGAAATCGAATCGGAGGCTACAAGCCTCAGATCAAGAGATATCGAATCCGGCTGGGTGATCACTGTATCCAGCGCGATAGTATCTTCCACGGCAGGGGGTACAGAATCTTCAGTAATCAGAGTCCTTACGGAATCATCGCGAGTAGAATCCGGTTCGACAATGAGATCTTCCATTGTGATTGAGAGATCTTCCTCAAGCAATAGAATGGAATGATTCGGGTCAAGCATCCTTATCTGCTCCAGTTCGATCTGCAGGTCTTCCTCCATGTTGTTCCTGTAATACAGACTCGCCAGTCTGACATGAAATTCAAGAC
The sequence above is drawn from the Candidatus Aegiribacteria sp. genome and encodes:
- the tgt gene encoding tRNA guanosine(34) transglycosylase Tgt; this translates as MILLTVLKKFLPPLHNLNLKGFNLKHIPSFDLLGKSGKARRGVLNLSHGKVETPAFMPVGTQASVKTVRNSDLLKDNWQIILGNTYHLYLRPGVEVIANAGGLHKFMSWNRNILTDSGGFQLFSLSKLRKRSEEGYHFQSHIDGSSHLLTPEKVIELQTVFGSDIMMVLDECLEQPSDRVQTEESLSLTLRWAEKARKVHTGGQQALFGIVQGGGFQDLRRKSAEALSQMEFDGYAIGGVAVGESRNMMMKAVKSCIDYLPEDRPRYLMGVGKPEDLVDFVALGVDMFDCVVPTRNARGGAFFVPGGHINIRNARFRNDPAPIQPGCQCYTCTTYSRSYLRHLFAAKEWLAPILATLHNLHYFSVLMGRIRMAVEEHHYTSWRKEWHRKQRNFDKGVY
- a CDS encoding capsule assembly Wzi family protein, which gives rise to MTAAVIAATLLMGTMLHQTGLPLQDPLNWWLYMLETESEAMLPGTFPLINSPFLHDCITTTESLDDIKRILFSRSSSPEELKNDTRRLYLTGTAAGEILDYSDSLETRAGLTARLFVDILPGLYLDERLSIWTGSDENPPDYSSPFHRGTEKGRHLYVDWGYLQWNNQTIALSFGRIPQRWGPGRFTQLLISNNSPSLDMLKVQFNLCNTLTFTGFTSTIDSDSGTYLAAHRLDYSPRDNLRIGLSESIIFKSGGLDFAYMNPVIPWYPVQWNERLDDNAFFSFDASWKPFRGMEAYGELLIDDIQYENTGNRPNKLGWTTGLSAYLSSFDLGTVIEYTRIDRFVYSQRRPCNYYLHHGEIIGSELGPDADRVTLSLGTSASWPLLVEATFDHTRHGEGTVQEGWPDSAATGGKFPSGTVEYLTGANLHLGWYPVDFLEIHGNVGNRWTRNQNHISGESSSEFSSSLEAIYSW